The following proteins are co-located in the Rhodococcus opacus B4 genome:
- a CDS encoding DUF6779 domain-containing protein — translation MTNPGRLKSARRNRRSASQMIVAGLLALAVIASLFLIFSDSVQLLRVGLVAALWAATVGAIAMTKYRRESALDKAKVSDLQTVYELQLEREISARREYELTVEKRVRSEVRADAEELAALRAELSSLRKNLEALFDGAMPTERIALRADSTRVQELAGRSYSSYQPAASGLYIPGAGHAAGAGHQSGSAQSSHFANPDDDPVTAETSIVEPAGAGHTEPEIEVEPEPEPTPEPVAKVAPVAEPAKVAKVAPQPVAAPEPETAAEPEPEPDTAAEPEPEGRRGRRRAAEDDETSGAHSNGLSVAEIMANMQSASGASQSAGGRRRRAE, via the coding sequence ATGACGAATCCTGGTCGCCTCAAGTCTGCGCGCCGCAACAGGCGCAGCGCGAGCCAGATGATCGTTGCGGGTTTGCTCGCCCTCGCGGTGATCGCGTCCCTCTTCCTGATCTTCAGTGACAGCGTCCAACTCCTGCGAGTGGGCCTGGTGGCCGCGCTCTGGGCCGCGACGGTCGGTGCCATCGCCATGACGAAGTACCGGCGCGAGTCGGCGCTCGACAAGGCGAAGGTCAGCGACCTGCAGACCGTCTATGAGTTGCAGCTCGAGCGGGAGATCTCGGCACGGCGCGAATACGAGCTCACCGTCGAGAAGCGAGTGCGCAGCGAAGTGCGCGCCGATGCAGAGGAACTTGCCGCGCTGCGCGCCGAACTCTCGTCGCTCCGCAAGAATCTCGAGGCACTGTTCGACGGCGCGATGCCGACCGAACGGATCGCGCTGCGGGCGGATTCGACGCGCGTGCAGGAACTCGCAGGACGCTCGTACAGCAGCTATCAGCCGGCCGCGTCGGGCCTGTACATCCCGGGTGCCGGGCACGCCGCCGGCGCCGGGCATCAGAGCGGTTCCGCGCAGTCCTCGCATTTCGCGAATCCCGACGACGATCCGGTCACCGCCGAGACATCGATCGTCGAGCCCGCCGGCGCCGGACATACCGAACCCGAGATCGAGGTCGAACCGGAACCGGAGCCCACGCCGGAGCCTGTTGCCAAGGTCGCGCCGGTCGCCGAGCCCGCGAAGGTCGCGAAGGTCGCGCCCCAACCTGTCGCCGCGCCGGAGCCGGAGACGGCGGCCGAGCCCGAGCCCGAGCCGGACACTGCGGCCGAGCCCGAGCCCGAGGGCCGGCGGGGACGCAGGCGGGCGGCCGAGGACGACGAGACTTCGGGTGCGCACTCGAACGGGCTGTCCGTCGCCGAGATCATGGCCAACATGCAGTCCGCGTCGGGGGCGTCCCAGAGTGCCGGAGGAAGGCGTCGGCGGGCCGAATAG
- the panD gene encoding aspartate 1-decarboxylase, producing MFRTMMKSKIHRATVTHADLHYVGSVTVDQDLMDAADLLEGEQVCIVDIDNGARLETYVIAGERGSGVIGINGAAAHLVKPGDLVILIAYGVMNEQEVRDYEPRVVFVDAANTPVDLGADPAHAPEGSGLITPRMLSTLDAERESSLV from the coding sequence ATGTTTCGCACCATGATGAAGTCGAAGATCCATCGCGCCACCGTCACACACGCCGATCTCCACTACGTGGGCTCGGTGACGGTCGACCAGGATCTGATGGATGCCGCCGACCTCCTCGAAGGCGAGCAGGTGTGCATCGTCGACATCGACAACGGCGCGCGGCTCGAGACCTATGTCATCGCCGGCGAGCGGGGAAGCGGCGTCATCGGGATCAACGGTGCGGCAGCGCATCTGGTCAAGCCCGGCGACCTCGTCATCCTCATCGCCTACGGCGTCATGAACGAGCAGGAGGTGCGCGACTACGAGCCGCGTGTCGTGTTCGTCGACGCCGCCAACACGCCCGTCGACCTCGGTGCCGACCCGGCGCACGCGCCGGAGGGCTCCGGCCTGATCACCCCGCGCATGCTGTCGACGCTCGACGCCGAGCGCGAATCCAGTTTGGTGTAA
- a CDS encoding esterase/lipase family protein, with amino-acid sequence MRRCVSVSGILFLAFVMWAGVATAAPVYPVPDSFLAGVPLELGNPGGSAPGSNDWSCLPSDAHPEPVVLVHGTGGSRQTNWAVYAPLLANEGYCVFSLTYGNFPDLPWPLDAIGGMTPIDTGTARIAAFVDQVLASTGAARVDLVGHSQGTVQANNYVKFFGGADKVAKIVSLAPPWQGTYGNDQVSVGRFLRSLGVDDAVAAGFPVCRACPEMLQGSKFIDRMRAGGVYVPGIAYTNIVTRYDELVVPYTSGLEPGPDTTNIVVQDGCEQDYSDHVAVAGSARAAGFVLNALDPDHPREVPCRFVAPVAG; translated from the coding sequence GTGCGCCGCTGCGTGTCCGTTTCAGGGATTCTGTTCCTGGCATTCGTGATGTGGGCCGGGGTGGCGACCGCGGCGCCTGTCTATCCGGTGCCGGATTCGTTCCTCGCCGGAGTGCCCCTCGAATTGGGAAATCCGGGCGGTTCGGCCCCGGGGTCGAACGACTGGTCCTGCCTGCCGAGCGACGCGCACCCCGAACCGGTCGTCCTCGTCCACGGGACGGGAGGCTCGCGCCAGACCAACTGGGCGGTGTATGCACCGCTGCTCGCCAACGAGGGCTACTGCGTCTTCTCGCTCACCTACGGCAACTTCCCCGACCTGCCCTGGCCGCTCGATGCGATCGGCGGAATGACGCCCATCGACACCGGCACTGCTCGGATCGCCGCGTTCGTCGATCAGGTGCTGGCGAGCACGGGGGCCGCGAGAGTCGACCTGGTGGGCCATTCCCAGGGCACCGTGCAGGCGAACAACTACGTGAAGTTCTTCGGCGGTGCGGACAAGGTCGCGAAGATCGTGTCGCTCGCCCCGCCGTGGCAGGGCACGTACGGAAACGACCAGGTCAGTGTCGGCCGGTTCCTGCGCTCGCTCGGCGTCGATGACGCGGTGGCGGCAGGTTTCCCCGTCTGCCGGGCGTGCCCCGAGATGCTGCAGGGTTCGAAGTTCATCGACCGCATGCGCGCGGGCGGGGTCTACGTGCCCGGGATCGCGTACACGAACATCGTCACCCGCTACGACGAACTGGTCGTCCCGTACACGAGCGGCCTCGAGCCGGGGCCGGACACCACCAACATCGTCGTCCAGGACGGGTGCGAGCAGGACTATTCCGACCACGTCGCCGTCGCCGGCTCGGCACGTGCAGCCGGTTTCGTGCTGAACGCGCTGGATCCCGACCATCCGCGCGAGGTGCCGTGCCGTTTCGTCGCTCCTGTCGCGGGGTAG
- a CDS encoding type III pantothenate kinase: MLLTVDVRNTNIVLGLFTGTGEHSKLVQDWRMRTDARMTADELALIFRGLLGAHTDQITGVSALSTVPSVLREIRVMLTRYWGHVPHVLVEPGVRTGVPLLVDNPKEVGADRIVNSLAAHHLYDAPCIVVDFGTSTCVDVVSAKGEFLGGAIAPGLEISSDALASQSAALRKVELVRPRSVVGKNTVECMQSGAVFGFAGLVDGLVRRVRRELPAFSGSDVVVIATGDRAPLIMPETETVDEHEPDLTLEGLRLVYERNQARRGARRSPLD; encoded by the coding sequence GTGCTCCTCACCGTCGACGTCCGGAACACGAACATCGTTCTCGGACTGTTCACCGGCACCGGTGAGCATTCGAAGTTGGTGCAGGACTGGCGGATGCGCACCGACGCGAGGATGACGGCCGACGAACTGGCGCTCATCTTCCGCGGCCTCCTCGGCGCGCACACCGATCAGATTACGGGTGTGTCCGCGCTGTCGACGGTGCCGTCGGTGCTGCGGGAGATCCGCGTGATGCTGACGCGGTACTGGGGGCACGTCCCGCACGTGCTGGTGGAACCCGGGGTGCGAACCGGTGTTCCGCTGCTCGTCGACAACCCCAAGGAGGTCGGCGCCGACCGGATCGTCAACAGTCTTGCGGCGCATCACCTCTACGACGCGCCGTGCATCGTGGTCGACTTCGGGACGTCCACGTGCGTCGACGTCGTGTCCGCGAAGGGTGAGTTCCTCGGCGGCGCCATCGCGCCCGGCCTGGAGATCTCCTCGGACGCACTCGCGTCGCAGTCGGCGGCGCTGCGCAAGGTCGAGCTGGTGCGGCCCCGCTCCGTCGTCGGCAAGAACACCGTCGAATGCATGCAGTCGGGTGCGGTGTTCGGTTTCGCCGGCCTCGTCGACGGGCTGGTCCGCCGGGTGCGCAGGGAACTGCCCGCCTTCTCGGGTTCCGACGTGGTGGTGATCGCGACCGGCGATCGCGCGCCGCTGATCATGCCCGAGACGGAAACCGTCGACGAGCACGAACCGGATCTCACGCTCGAAGGGCTGCGCCTGGTCTACGAGCGGAATCAGGCCCGCCGGGGAGCGCGTCGCAGCCCGCTCGACTGA
- the panC gene encoding pantoate--beta-alanine ligase, with amino-acid sequence MSDLQGGYKRGELTVHHDPSVLTRVSKALRGVGRQVALVPTMGALHTGHLELVRQAKLTGAVVIVSIFVNPLQFGAGEDLDAYPRTLDADLELLREAGVELAFVPTAATMYPAGPRTTIHPGPLGAELEGASRPTHFAGMLTVVAKLLQIAAPHVAYFGEKDYQQLTLIRQMVTDLNFDVRIFGVPTVREHDGLALSSRNRYLDEDQRNAATTLSAALIAGAHAAAGGAEAILATAREVLASTPEVEVDYLEVRGVDLGPAPERGDGRLLVAAKLGNTRLIDNVGVAVGTGFLERDTEASDASATDELLSR; translated from the coding sequence GTGAGCGATCTGCAGGGCGGATACAAGCGCGGCGAACTGACCGTGCACCACGACCCGAGCGTGCTGACGCGGGTCTCGAAGGCGCTGCGCGGCGTCGGCCGCCAGGTCGCGCTGGTGCCCACGATGGGAGCCCTCCACACGGGTCACCTGGAGTTGGTGCGGCAGGCCAAGCTCACCGGCGCGGTGGTGATCGTCTCGATCTTCGTCAACCCGTTGCAGTTCGGTGCCGGCGAAGACCTCGACGCGTACCCGCGCACCCTCGACGCCGATCTCGAACTGCTGCGTGAGGCCGGAGTCGAGCTGGCGTTCGTGCCCACCGCGGCCACCATGTACCCGGCCGGTCCGCGGACGACGATCCATCCCGGACCGCTGGGCGCGGAACTGGAGGGCGCGTCCAGGCCCACGCACTTCGCGGGGATGCTCACCGTCGTCGCCAAGCTGCTGCAGATCGCCGCACCGCACGTCGCGTACTTCGGGGAGAAGGACTACCAGCAGCTGACGCTCATCCGGCAGATGGTGACCGACCTGAACTTCGACGTCCGCATCTTCGGGGTGCCCACGGTGCGCGAGCACGACGGTCTCGCGCTGTCCTCGCGGAACCGCTACCTGGACGAGGACCAGCGCAACGCGGCGACGACATTGTCTGCGGCACTCATCGCCGGCGCCCACGCCGCGGCCGGTGGCGCCGAGGCGATCCTCGCCACCGCGCGCGAGGTGCTGGCGTCCACCCCCGAGGTGGAGGTCGACTACCTCGAGGTGCGGGGCGTCGACCTCGGGCCCGCCCCGGAACGAGGCGACGGCCGGCTGCTCGTCGCCGCCAAGCTCGGAAACACTCGCTTGATCGACAACGTCGGTGTCGCCGTCGGCACCGGTTTCCTCGAACGTGATACCGAGGCGTCGGACGCGTCGGCGACAGACGAACTTCTTTCCCGCTAG
- the lysS gene encoding lysine--tRNA ligase, whose product MSEVAAQPVDDTPEQLRIRQEKRERILAEGREAYPVSVARTHSLAEIRAKYPELEPDTATGDQVGIVGRVIFVRNTGKLCFATLQEGDGTQLQAMISLAAVGEDALASWKADVDLGDFVFVHGEVISSRRGELSVMADSWQIASKSLRPLPVAHKEMNEESRVRQRYADLIVRPEARDNARKRVSVVRELRNALERRGFLEVETPMLQTVAGGAAARPFITHSNALDIDLYLRIAPELFLKRCVVGGIEKVFEINRNFRNEGVDSTHSPEFAMLETYEAYGTYDDSAVMIRELVQEVAQAAFGSQVVTLADGTEYDLSGEWKTLEMYPSLSQAIGVDVTPDTTVEELLALAEKVGLEVPKDKGYGHGKLVEELWEHQCGDQLFEPTFVRDFPVETSPLTRDHRSKAGVTEKWDLYIRGFELATGYSELVDPVIQRERFVDQARLASAGDDEAMALDEEFLAAMEQGMPPTTGTGMGIDRLLMALTGLGIRETILFPIVRPSSR is encoded by the coding sequence GTGAGTGAAGTAGCAGCCCAGCCAGTCGACGACACCCCCGAGCAGCTTCGGATCCGCCAGGAGAAGCGTGAGCGCATTCTCGCGGAGGGACGCGAGGCGTACCCGGTGTCGGTGGCGCGCACCCACTCGCTGGCGGAGATCCGCGCCAAGTATCCGGAACTCGAGCCCGACACTGCCACGGGTGACCAGGTCGGCATCGTCGGCCGGGTGATCTTCGTGCGCAACACGGGCAAGTTGTGCTTCGCGACGCTGCAGGAAGGCGACGGCACCCAGCTGCAGGCGATGATCAGTCTCGCTGCAGTCGGTGAGGATGCGCTCGCATCGTGGAAGGCCGACGTCGACCTCGGTGACTTCGTGTTCGTGCACGGTGAGGTGATCAGCTCCCGTCGCGGTGAGCTGAGCGTGATGGCCGATTCGTGGCAGATCGCGTCCAAGTCGCTCCGGCCCCTGCCCGTTGCGCACAAGGAGATGAACGAGGAGTCTCGTGTTCGGCAGCGTTACGCCGATCTGATCGTGCGCCCCGAGGCTCGGGACAATGCGCGCAAGCGGGTGTCGGTCGTTCGTGAACTCCGGAACGCGCTCGAGCGTCGCGGGTTCCTCGAGGTCGAGACGCCGATGCTGCAGACGGTGGCGGGTGGCGCGGCGGCCCGTCCCTTCATCACGCATTCCAATGCGCTCGACATCGACCTCTATCTCCGAATCGCCCCCGAACTGTTCCTGAAGCGGTGCGTCGTCGGCGGCATCGAGAAGGTTTTCGAGATCAACCGGAATTTCCGCAACGAGGGCGTCGACTCGACGCACTCGCCGGAATTCGCGATGCTCGAGACATACGAGGCTTACGGCACATATGACGATTCGGCCGTCATGATCCGCGAACTCGTTCAGGAGGTGGCGCAGGCCGCTTTCGGTTCGCAGGTCGTCACTCTTGCCGACGGCACCGAATACGACCTGAGCGGTGAATGGAAGACCCTCGAGATGTATCCGTCGCTGTCGCAGGCGATCGGTGTCGACGTCACTCCGGATACCACGGTCGAGGAATTGCTGGCTCTCGCGGAGAAGGTGGGTCTCGAGGTCCCGAAGGACAAGGGTTACGGGCACGGGAAGCTGGTCGAGGAACTGTGGGAGCACCAGTGCGGCGACCAGTTGTTCGAACCGACTTTCGTCCGTGATTTCCCGGTCGAGACGTCGCCGCTGACTCGTGACCACCGCAGCAAGGCCGGGGTGACCGAGAAGTGGGACCTCTACATCCGTGGATTCGAGTTGGCTACGGGCTATTCGGAATTGGTCGATCCGGTGATCCAGCGTGAGCGGTTCGTCGATCAGGCGCGCCTCGCGTCGGCCGGCGACGACGAGGCAATGGCCCTCGACGAAGAATTCCTCGCCGCAATGGAGCAGGGAATGCCGCCGACCACCGGTACCGGAATGGGAATCGACCGTCTGCTCATGGCATTGACGGGGTTGGGAATCCGCGAAACAATCCTCTTTCCCATTGTTCGGCCTTCTTCTCGCTGA
- a CDS encoding cysteine dioxygenase, with product MLATYSSASVPTRLRPADLLRITDQGASEVLDGRHDVLLPQSWPIDERWSTRLYSDDDVDVWLISWVPDRNTELHDHAGSFGALTVLSGALSEFRWAGDRLRHRTLDAGDQASFPLGWVHDVVRAPDAPGAEVVTPTLSVHAYSPPLSAMSYYEVTDHGTLRRTRTELTDLPEGGSK from the coding sequence GTGCTCGCAACGTATTCTTCTGCATCCGTACCCACCCGTCTTCGCCCGGCCGACCTGCTGCGCATCACCGATCAGGGTGCTTCCGAGGTCCTCGACGGCCGCCACGACGTCCTGCTCCCGCAGAGCTGGCCCATCGACGAGCGCTGGTCGACCCGGCTCTACTCGGACGACGACGTCGACGTCTGGCTGATCAGCTGGGTTCCCGACCGGAACACCGAATTGCACGACCACGCAGGATCTTTCGGCGCGCTCACCGTTCTCAGCGGCGCGTTGTCCGAGTTCCGTTGGGCGGGTGACCGACTGCGTCACCGCACCCTCGACGCCGGCGATCAGGCCTCGTTCCCCCTCGGGTGGGTCCACGACGTGGTGCGGGCGCCGGATGCACCCGGGGCGGAGGTGGTGACGCCGACGCTGAGTGTGCACGCCTACTCACCGCCGTTGTCGGCGATGTCCTATTACGAGGTCACGGACCACGGCACGCTGCGCCGCACCCGGACCGAGCTCACCGATCTCCCCGAGGGCGGTTCGAAGTGA
- a CDS encoding histone-like nucleoid-structuring protein Lsr2, whose protein sequence is MAKKVTVTLIDDVDQEASADETVEFGLDGVQYEIDLSSENAAKLRDQLDVWVSHARKVSSRKRGKAVAAPAVTKSRVAVDREQSAAIREWARKNNKKVSARGRISAEIIEAYNKAN, encoded by the coding sequence ATGGCTAAGAAGGTCACTGTCACCCTGATCGACGATGTCGATCAAGAGGCGTCTGCCGACGAGACGGTCGAGTTCGGACTCGACGGTGTTCAGTACGAGATCGACCTTTCCTCGGAGAATGCGGCGAAATTGCGCGATCAGCTCGACGTGTGGGTTTCCCACGCGCGCAAGGTGAGCTCGCGCAAGCGCGGCAAAGCAGTGGCGGCTCCGGCCGTCACCAAGTCCCGGGTTGCGGTCGATCGGGAACAGAGCGCCGCTATCCGGGAATGGGCGCGCAAGAACAACAAAAAGGTTTCTGCGCGCGGACGTATCTCGGCGGAAATTATCGAGGCCTACAACAAGGCGAACTGA
- a CDS encoding rhodanese-like domain-containing protein, protein MNIDQMLEEARTKIDRMYAFELPEAVARGAIVVDIRPQAQRAIEGTLPGALAIERNVLEWRCDPTSSAHLALAVDHDVEWIIVCSEGYTSSLAAAALQELGLHKATDLVGGYKAIKAAGLLGSLIATQHCVRELATVSAH, encoded by the coding sequence GTGAACATCGACCAGATGCTCGAAGAGGCCCGCACCAAGATCGACCGGATGTACGCGTTCGAGCTGCCCGAGGCAGTGGCGCGCGGCGCGATCGTCGTGGACATCCGCCCGCAGGCGCAGCGCGCGATCGAGGGGACGCTGCCCGGCGCGCTCGCCATCGAGCGCAACGTCCTCGAGTGGCGCTGCGATCCCACCAGCTCGGCGCACCTGGCGCTGGCGGTGGATCACGACGTCGAGTGGATCATCGTCTGCTCCGAGGGCTACACGTCGAGCCTGGCCGCCGCGGCCCTGCAGGAGCTGGGCCTGCACAAGGCGACCGACCTCGTCGGCGGGTACAAGGCGATCAAAGCGGCGGGACTGCTGGGTTCTCTCATCGCGACGCAGCACTGCGTACGGGAGCTTGCCACCGTCTCGGCGCACTGA
- a CDS encoding Rossmann-like and DUF2520 domain-containing protein, translating into MTSFGITNGPAPARLTVGIVSAGRVGTAIGAALERAGHVVVACSAVSDASRHRARTRLPETEILPVAEVAARSELLILAVPDAELPSLIAGLASTGAVPGRAIVAHTSGANGIGILAPLAEQGVVPLAIHPAMTFTGHDEDTVRLASACFGITAADDIGYAIAQSLVLEIGGEPVRVREDMRPLYHAALAHGSNHLVTLVVDAVAALRVALEGQELLGQELIGDDPNGLAERVLQPLLSAALDNALRRGPAALTGPVARGDSEAVATHLRVLEEVDPRIAAGYRALSLRSAQRAGATPELLDILEDRR; encoded by the coding sequence GTGACCTCTTTCGGGATCACTAATGGCCCTGCGCCCGCGAGATTGACGGTAGGAATTGTCTCCGCAGGCCGGGTCGGAACAGCAATCGGTGCCGCGTTGGAGCGGGCAGGTCACGTGGTCGTCGCCTGCTCGGCCGTCTCCGACGCGTCACGGCATCGGGCACGCACCCGGCTTCCCGAGACCGAGATTCTGCCGGTCGCAGAGGTCGCGGCCCGCTCCGAACTGCTCATTCTCGCGGTCCCCGACGCCGAACTGCCGTCGTTGATCGCCGGGCTGGCCTCCACCGGCGCCGTGCCGGGGCGCGCGATCGTGGCGCACACGTCCGGCGCGAACGGCATCGGGATCCTGGCCCCCCTCGCCGAGCAGGGTGTCGTTCCGCTCGCGATTCACCCCGCGATGACGTTCACCGGCCACGACGAGGACACGGTCCGCCTCGCATCCGCCTGTTTCGGCATCACCGCCGCCGACGACATCGGCTACGCGATCGCGCAGTCGCTGGTTCTCGAGATCGGCGGCGAGCCGGTCCGGGTCCGCGAGGACATGCGGCCGCTGTACCACGCCGCTCTCGCACACGGCAGCAATCACCTGGTCACGCTCGTCGTCGACGCCGTGGCCGCACTGCGCGTCGCGCTGGAAGGCCAGGAACTGCTCGGCCAGGAGTTGATCGGCGACGATCCGAACGGCCTGGCCGAACGCGTGCTCCAGCCGCTGCTGTCGGCGGCGCTCGACAACGCCCTGCGGCGCGGGCCCGCGGCGCTGACCGGGCCCGTCGCCCGGGGGGACTCCGAGGCGGTGGCCACGCATCTGCGGGTCCTCGAAGAAGTCGATCCGCGGATTGCGGCCGGCTACCGGGCCCTCTCGCTGAGGTCGGCGCAGCGCGCCGGCGCCACACCTGAACTGCTGGACATCCTGGAAGACCGGAGGTGA
- a CDS encoding DUF3180 domain-containing protein, with amino-acid sequence MKPTRIWDLLFLAALAVAATWILVRVFYGSFPPIPVYAGASLYPVALIEVVLAFMVRSRVTNHQVGDGPRQLHPITAARVAALAKASALVGAATAGVWGGFLLYLLPQQSVLRAAASDSPGAWVGLVAALALVGAALWLEHCCRTPDDPSDEPAH; translated from the coding sequence ATGAAACCCACCCGCATCTGGGATCTGCTGTTCCTCGCCGCGCTCGCCGTCGCCGCCACCTGGATTTTGGTGCGCGTGTTCTACGGGTCGTTCCCGCCCATCCCCGTGTACGCGGGGGCGTCGCTGTATCCGGTCGCGCTGATCGAGGTCGTACTCGCGTTCATGGTGCGATCCCGGGTCACCAACCATCAGGTGGGCGACGGGCCGCGCCAACTGCACCCGATCACCGCCGCCCGGGTTGCCGCTCTGGCCAAGGCATCCGCACTCGTCGGCGCCGCGACGGCCGGGGTGTGGGGAGGCTTCCTGCTGTACCTGCTTCCGCAACAGTCGGTGCTGCGCGCCGCGGCCTCGGACAGTCCTGGCGCGTGGGTCGGTCTCGTCGCGGCACTGGCACTCGTCGGCGCGGCGCTGTGGCTGGAACACTGCTGCCGCACCCCCGACGACCCCTCGGACGAGCCCGCGCATTAG